The genomic region GCCGGATTAGAGATGGCGCTCTCCCCCTGTTAAAACGCGAATTTTGTCCATTGCTATAATATTATTATAATTTATAAAACATCAACACTCAACAGGAGAAAACAGCCGTAATAGCTTACATAGTGGTAGTAGACTTTCTAATACTTAACCATATTCTTTTTTATTCCGATTCCTGGTTTTTCCGCTACTATAAATATCCTGTCACTTTCTTTTTTTACTGGCTCCCCTTTAAAGTTTTTAAAGGAAAACAAAATTTCAAACCCAACCTCTTCTAGTATTTCAACAACTTGCTGATGTTCATAAGGTTTTTGTATATGCAGCTCCCACTGACCATCATAGAATTCAAAAGAGGTATGTGCAAGGTTTGTGTTAGTATCATATTGCATTTTATGGTCGTAGTATCCACCTGGCAGTATCCTTCTTATTTCAAAGTTGTTATTATTTTTATATGCTTTCTCTGTATTAAAATCAAAGATAAACCTACCCTTTGGATTTAGATGCTTATAAGCAGAACTAAACATTTTTTTTAGATCTGATTCATTAAGTAAGTAGTTGACTGAATCAAATGCACATGTAACAACGCTAAATCTTTTGTCCAAATTAGGATTTAGCATATTAGCAAGCTCAAAACGAACTCCTCTTAAAGAATTCTTTTTTAGTTTAGCAATTTCTATCATCTCACTAGACATATCAATACCAGTGACGTCGTAACCATTCTTGGCTAAGTTTATAGCCAAGCTTCCAGTACCACATGCTAAATCTAATATGCTGCCGTCATTATCATCTGGCATAAACTTAATAACCAACTCGGAAAACATTTGTGCAAATGACCCCCAATAGGTATCATAAATAGTACTTAAAATCTGATAATTTCGCGCGATTTTTGTACACCTCCTTTTTAATTAATATTCTAAAATTTTATACAATATCCTGCAAATTATACATAAAAGCATAAAAAAAGGTAAGGCATAATGAATGCCTTACCTTTTTTTAAAACTCTACTTTTACTTCTACGTCGCTGTCAGCTCTTAAATCTTCTATAAAATCTTGGACTTTTAAACCAACTTGCTCATCCATAAGTTGTTCTTCTATTACCATAGCAATCTCGTCAAAACCTGGAATCTCTTCCATCCCTTGAGCTTCCATCATCTCCACTTGTTGGTCATAAACTTCTTTCATATCTTCTTTAGAAACAGAAATAGCATCAAAGTCGATGTTTTTTTCTAGATACTCTTCTTGGACTAAATCTTGGACTAACAGTTCTTTGTACTCATCAATAGATAAGTCAAGCTGTTCTTCTATTACTTTTTCAAATTCATCTTTGTCTCCACCAAATTCACCTTCAATAACCATGCTCATAAATTCGTCTAGCTCACCTTGGACTGAATCCTTGGTTACTCCTTGATCAGCAGCTCCCTGGTTGATTAGTTCTACGCTGATAAGCTGATCTAAAATCTGTTGTTGAACTTGTGGTTTAAATTCCTTAAATTGTGGATCATCCTTTAAAGCATCAAGATCGTGACCTTGCTGCTGAAGCCCCAAAAGATATTGCTCAAATTCAGCCTCAAAGTCCTCTTTACTGATTTCTTCACCATTAACTAAAGCAAGAACTTCTGGCAAATCATCGCTGCCGCTTCCGCAACCAACTATAATTGCCCCCATTAACGCAAATACTAAAAATACAGATATTTTTTTAAACACCAGTAACCCTCCTAAAATATTCGTTGAATGCTATTTTACTAAACCCGGTTAACTTTGTCAAACTACGATATATTAAGAAAACTAGGTTATACCTTTATGTAAAATTTAACAAAAAACCTATAGATTAGAATTGCGTTTATTTGGCAAAATTAATAAAAGCAGTATCAATAATATTTAACATCATTTTTTTAGAAGTTACTTGTCGTTAAGTTTATACTACAAAACAAAAAGCAGGTGATTTAATGGCGGAAGACAAAAGTAAAGATATTCATGACGATATCAGTAAGGAGGAGCTAGAGGATAAGCTGTTCGGAAGAAACTTTGTAAAATATGGACTTGATTTGAATCCAGTTGTTTCAATCGGAGCAGGGGTTTTTGTGCTTATATTCGCACTATATGCTCTTTTTAACCTAGAGCATGCTAATGAGATGTTTAATATAGTTAATAATGCTATAATCCAAAATGCCGATTGGGTGTTCATATTGGGAAGCAACTTTTTCATTATAGTGTCACTATACTTTGCCTTCTCCAAATTAGGTAACGTTAGAATTGGCGGAGTTCATAGTAAGCCTGAGTTTTCAAATTTTGCTTGGTTTTCTATGTTACTTTCTGCTGGTATGGGAATCGGTCTTATGTTCTGGGCGGTAGGAGAGCCATTGTACCATTCACAAATTACGCCTCCTATTTTTATTGGTGAGGCAGACGGTGCCACTACAGCTTTGGCAGCTACATTTTTCCACTGGGGATTACACCCTTGGGGTATATATGCCTTGATATCCTTAGCTTTGGCCTTTTTCGCTTACAATAAAAACTTACCCCTTTCCTTAAGGTCAGTTTTTTATCCGTTGCTAGGCGATAAAGTTTTTGGCATTGTAGGCGATCTAATTGATACTCTAGCCGTTCTAGCTTGTTTATTCGGTTTGGCTACCTCCTTAGGTTTAGGTGCTCAGCAGGTCAATAGCGGCCTCAATTATTTAATAGGGATTGACGTTAACGTCACAGTTCAAGTGCTATTAATAGCTGGGATAACTGGTATAGCTGTGATTTCTGTGGTCTCAGGAATCGATAAAGGAGTTAAGTTTTTATCACAGTTAAATATCCAAATAGCTTTTGTGGTAATGTTAATTGTGTTGATATTGGGCCCAACCGGTTTTATCATTCGGATGTTTGCCAATTCATTAGGGCTATACCTAAATGATTTTGTGCAATCGTCTTTCTTTATCTCCGTTGGAGATAAGGTTTGGCAGGGTGACTGGTCGGTATTTTACTTAGCATGGTGGATATCTTGGTCTCCTTTTGTCGGGATGTTTATCGCCCGTATCTCCCGAGGTAGAACTATCAGGGAGTTCGTATTGGCAGTTTTGCTGGTACCATCCTTACTCTCTTTTTTATGGTTATCTGTGTTCGGAAGCACAGCTATTCATTTAAACGCAATAAATGACGGTGCCCTTTTTGAAGTTGTCCAAGACGATCTACCAGTTGCTTTGTTTGAAATGATTAACCTCCTACCGATACCACTTTTAGAAGGGATTTTAAGAATTGGCATCTCAGGTTTGGCCACTGTGCTGATTATCTCCTTCTTTGTAACCTCTAGTGACTCCGGTTCTTTAGTAGTGGATAACATCACATCGGGAGGCAAATTAGACTCGCCGGTGCCTCAAAGAGTATTTTGGGCCTGTATGGAAGGTTTAGTTGCAGCTGTCCTTCTCCTTATTGGTGGAGAGGCAGCCTTAAACGCACTTCAAACAGCAGTTATAAGCACAGGGCTTCCCTTTGCTATACTGCTAACTATCATGAGTATTTCTTTACTCAAAAGTTTACAGGTCTCTCACCAAAGGCAAAAATCAATTAGAGATGTAAGGCACTTTAAAAACATACGCAGAAAACTGGACAGAGAAAAAAGCAAAAAATAAAGGCGCAAAAAAATCGCATGGTAGTTTACGTATATACAAATACGTGACCACCATGCGATCTTTTTTTGCAACAACGGTGCTTATGAACCGAAAGCTGTTTAAAAGTGCTTTTAAACAGCAGCCTTGCTACTATACTTTCCACACCTATCCTGCCACATTGCCACTACTCTTCCTTCTAATTCTACCTTTATTACTTCGCAGAAATTAGAGCAGTCGTTGCACTTAAAGGTTGATGGTGTAAACTCGAGGTCTGATGATTCAAAGCCTCTAAAGTTTGTCTGGTTATTTTCTGTTGAGACATAATCTTTTGCTAAAATGGCTGAGCCTATAGCTCCCATTATGTCGTAATGCTTTGGCACTATAACTTCATGATCGATTTCTTTTTCAAAAGCTGCTTTTATACCTTCGTTAGCAGCGACACCACCTTGAAACACAAAGGGCGGCTTAAGCTTTTTACCTCTACCTAGGTTGTTGATATAGTTTCTGACTAGAGCTTGGCAAAGGCCATTTATAATTTCAGCTTTAGAAAAACCGTATTGCTGCTTTGCGATCATGTCTGACTCTGCAAAAACAGTACATCTTCCGGCAATTCTTACATCTCGTGCGGCTTTTAAAGCAAGTGACCCAAACTCCTCGATGGGAACTCCTAACCTTTCTGCTTGATGGTCCAAAAATGAGCCTGTGCCCGCGGCACAAACGGTGTTCATGGCAAAATCTGTAACCATCTGATCTTCTATAACTATAATCTTAGAGTCTTGCCCTCCGATTTCAAATATCGTTTTAACATCAGAAACTGCATTAGATGTGGCAGTTGCATGTGCAGTGATTTCGTTTTTAACAACGTCAGCTCCAACCATTATTCCAACTAGCTGCCTTCCACTACCTGTGGTGCCAACGCCACAAATTTTTACTCCTTTATCTAGTCTGTTTGAGATTTCTTTTAATCCTTTTTTTACAGTTTCAATGGGTTGACCATTTGTCCTAGCATAAAGAGAGTGCATAACTTCGTTATTTGAATCTATAATTACGATATTTGTACTTACTGAACCTATATCTATACCCATATAAGCCTTCATTAAAATCCCTCCATTGTTATGAGATTTTCTTGTTTTTTCTACCTTTTATTAAATCCACAAAAGCCTCTACTCTTGTTAAAGTATTAGCAACTCCTGTTTGTTCGTCTATAGATAAGCTAAGTACAGGGATATTTAACTCATCTGATATTTTGGGAATGATGCTTTGTGATACTAGCTCTGGCAAGCACCCAAAAGGCATTAGATGGACCACCCCATCAAAGCCCCTTTGTTGGTAATCCACTATATGACCTACAGACTGGCGGGCATGTCCGCCTATATTTATAGGAATATATTGCTCCCCTAGCTCCACAATTTTCTTTTCATGGGTTTTATTAATTAACGGCATCTTTGAAAGAGTGGAGTAACAAACCCAATCATACAGGTATTGAGAGCGTTCTACCTCCACCCCTAGGTTTCCTAACATTTCTTCCATCCTTATATTTATGGTTGGTTCCATCACAACATAAATTTCTCCTACAATACCTATCCGCAATCTTTTGTGATCTTTGACCTCTTTAACATCTATGTTGTCTAGCATAACCATTGCCTGAATATAAGCTTTTTCCATCTCTTTTTTGGTGTAAGCTCCATCAAATAAAATTTGTATCTCTTCCCATACCTTGGTGGTTTGTCCTACTGTTTTTTCATACGCACGTATTTTTTGAGCTTTTTTTTCAAGGTCATCTAATTTCTTAATCATATAAAAAACAGTGTTTAAAGAGGTCAGAGCCTTTATAAGCGAGCTGTCACCTTTAACTTTTTTTACATTTTGCAAAAAGTTTTTTAAATCTCTGTAGGGAGAGTTAAATACTATAAAGTCTGCGTCAAAGCCTTCTTCTTCTAATAATCTTTTGTGAACCTTCTCATAAAACCCAGCTCTACAAGGCCCATGGCCACCCGATGTCACTAAGGTGTCAGCTCCTTTTTCTATCGCTTCTATATAGCTACCTGTTATCACCTTGAGGGGAAAACAGGCAAATTCTGGACTATATTTAACACCTAAGTCAATTGTTCTCTGACTGGGCTTAGGGGGCATTACTACCTCATTTCCTAAAAGTTCTAGTAACTTCTTATAAATTACAGTAGTCCCCATATAAGGAAAAGCTACTTTCATAATCTAAGCACCTCTTTTATCCTTTTTTCTAATTATCATGTCAACAAATGCCTCAACCCTTGTTTGTAAATGGTTTTCTCCTGAATGCTCATCGATTCGAACTGTCATAAAAGGCTTTTTATATTTTTCCGACTCATACTCCAAAATTTTACCTAACATAGCGTCGGGACCACAGCCAAAGGCAGTAACGTGTATTATCCCATCCACTTCTGGGTGCTCATAAAATCTATAGCCAGCACTGAAAAGGCGGTTGCTAAAAGTCCAAAATAAGTCTTTATCCATATGAGAAATCCTTTGATTAAGAAGTGTTTCCTCCTCCATTTCAAATGTTTTTACATTCACACCCATTTCTCTAAACTTTGTAAGAATATCCATGCTTACATATGGATCATACAAATTATATACGTACCCTAACACTCCTAAAGTGATGTTCTTCTGTCCTTTTAACACTCTCTCTTTTTTACCAAAGATTATATCCATAGCTTCAGTTGCTAAAAATCCTTTTTTACACAAGCTTCTAAATTCAAGCCAACTAGCTTCTGCTTTTTTTAACGCCTTATTGTGTACTTGTCGAGAAATGCCTAGCTGTTTTGCCACTTCTTTAAACCCTTTTGCATTTGCTATGTTATCTGTTTTTGTTTTTATGGTAGGCATAACCAATTTATTTTCAACCCCATCAAAATAGTGTCTAATCAGATCCGGTAGTCCCATAAACTTAGGACAAAAATATTTTCCCTTTTCGATGGATTCGAACCTTGGCACAAATATGTAATCAACTTCTTGCTCTAATAGATTAACTACATGCCCCATAAAAATTTTTATAGGCACACAAATTTCTGGCACAGAATGTTTAACCCCTTGATCTACTATTTCTTTTGTTGTAGATGAACTAGTTATAACCTCAAACCCCATTTGTTCGAAATATACTTTCCAGAAAGGATAGTAGTACCAATGCAGTAGTCCTTGAGGTATTCCAATCTTCAAGTTGTATCCCCCCATTACTAAATTATAAATTATTTAAATCCACTTTAAAGTAGGAAAAAAATCCTTAAATATAACATTTCAACAAAAAACTTAATTTTCCTTCATAATATTTACTTATAAGCAGCGACAAAGGACATAGCAGTTGTATATTTTATGTAACTAGTCTTGTCCTAATCAATTAAAAACCCACCTACCGGTGAGTTTTAACTTAGTCTAAAAATTTTACTGCAGTTCCATAAACAATTATTTCCGATATCCCTTCACCTACAGCTGATGAAGAATATCGTAAATCTATTACTGCGTCAGCTCCTAATTGCCTTGCTTTTTGCTCCATTTGCTCTAAGGCAGATGTTCTTGCTTTTTCCATCATCTCCTCATATTCAGAGACATTACCACCTACCATCTTCCTAAGTCCTGCCATGATATCCTTACCTAAGTGCACCGCTCTCACTTTAGATCCCTGAACTAATCCTAACTCTTGGTACTCCCTCTTTGAACTAGATGTCATTAATAACAACTAAATCCCTCCTTGTTGTATTTAATACCACTTATTACCAGATGCCATCTGCCTGCCAGATTCCTAACTAACCACAGCAAATAAGAGTATCAAGCTACTTCAGTAACCTTTAGCCTTCTTATTGCCAAGTAGTTAAGCAGTATGATTAACAAAAGGGCACAGCTTATAGTAACCCATATATCAGCATCCCAAATTACCGCACCGTTAAAACCTTGATAAGATTTTTCAATAAGGTTGTAGGGTAAAATTCTTTCTAAAGCGGGAACTCTGTGAAACATAGGGGTTAAAAAGTTTATTGCCAATGTTATTACTCCGGGAATAATACTTGTTTTAAAAATGCTTCCTAAAAAAATTAGAAGTGAAACTGTAACAGCAAAGTAAAGGGCGTAAAGACCTGTACTTGAAACTATATTTACCAATTCTATACTTCCTTCTTCAAAAAGTATAAATACATATAGGATGTTTATTAAAACACTAAAAACTATAGCGATAGTAACAACGACTGTATAGTGAACTGCCTTTGCTAGAACAAGCCCAGTTGCACTGATGTTTTTGGTAAAGGGAAGCATTAGGCTTTTTTGCTTTCTTTCCGCTGCAACAACACCCATAAATAAAAACACCACAAGTAGGTTACCTACTGAGAATAGATCCTGGAAAAAGCTTAATACAGCTGTGGACCTATCCATCTGCATTGCTTGTAAAAGCTCAGGTGGCAGCTCGCCTTCTAGCAGGGTCGGTAACAACCTTAATAAAACTGTATTTATAATCCCCCACACAATAAGTCCTAGAAAAAGTATTAAGTATTTATAACGCCTAATCGATTCTAGCACTTCTTTTTTTAAATAAGTTTTAAAGGTCGCCATTTTTGCTCACCATCCCTATAAATATATCTTCTAAAGTTTTTTTGCGAATTTTATAGCTAGTGATAGTTACAGGAGTCTTTACTAGCTCTTTTAAAAGCGCATCTTTGGCTAGGTCAAAATCGCTTACATATACTGATATGCCATTTTTTTGGCTTTCTACTTTTGTACTCCATGACATTTTTTCAAGTTCTTTTTTTGCTGTCTGTACATCACCTTCTAACTCTATATCGAAAATCGGCTGCAGGTGAGATTTTTGCAACTCTTCTAGGCTAGAGTTTAATAATATTTTCCCTTCATGAAGTATGCTTACCTCGTCACAAACCCTTTCAACATCACTTAATATGTGAGAAGATAAAAACACAGTCATATCTTCATGCTTGGCATTCTCAATCATTTCAACCATTTCTAGCCTTCCTTCAGGATCTAAAGCAGAGGTAGGTTCGTCTAAAATCAAAAGTTTAGGATGGTTATATAAAGCTACTGCCAAGCCTAACCTCTGACGCATCCCCCTAGAAAAACCGCCAATTTTCCTGTTACGAGCATCTGTTAGCTTTACTAGCTCTAACAATTCATTGGTTCTACTTTTTACTTTTTGAGTTGGATAACTGCTTAAATTCCCAATAAATTTCAAGTATTGCTCTGCGCTCATATATTCATAAAAAACTGGATTCTCCGGAAGATAACCTATGTATTGCATAAGATCTTTTTTGTTATCTTTTAATTCCTTGCCATATATTTTCACGTTCCCTCCGTTATGATCAATCAACCCTGATACTATGTTCATTGTTGTAGACTTTCCAGCACCGTTTCTTCCTAAAAAGCCAAAAACTTTTCCTTCTTCTACTTTAAAATCGATAGCTTTCAGTACTTCTAATCTCCCATAGCTCTTTTTTAGGTTATTTACACTTAACATATTAGTACCTCCGTTTTCCCACAAGTAAAAATGCTGCCCACCCAAAGTTTACAAGTAATATTATACATAGCCATGCTATTTGATTTAAGTTTCTGCTTCCTTCTTTAACTAGTTTAATTACACAGTAAATTCTTAGCACTAGCTCTATAAGTAAAAAAGGAAGAGCTAGTAAAAAAATCTGAAGTATCGATAATTCCCCCACAGTATTCCCCTCCTCTTTTTTTTGCTAATATAATTGTACCTTTAAAAGCTATTGTTGTCACTTTAATATTATTAAAATATTTTTAATAATATTAACTTTGAGGCAGAGCTTTTCGTTTTTAAAAGTAACAGTTTTGTAAATAAAATATTGTTGCCATATGCAATAATAATATATATAATTAAAATTAATAACAAATCAAACAAAATTAAATACATGTGGAGGAATGTTACCTGAAAGGTCTGCTCTGCAGACGCCGAAGGAGAAAGAATAAAGCAAGCGCTAAAGGGCTTTATTTGAAACTTTCAGGCAAAAGGACGGTAACAGGACACAGCTCTGGAGAGACTATATATCATTTATGATATATAGCACCGAAGAAGCAACCTGTCTTACAGGCAGGGTAAACTTTCAGGTTAAAGGACAGAGAGCTATTTAGCATAGTTATTGCTATGCGAAAATAGTTCTCTTTTTTATTTGCCTTAAAACAAAAAACCTAGAGGAGGAATTTTACATGGAAACAATTATTGGTTTATCGTTACTTGTCTTTGCGCTATCACTTTTTTCTATTTTTAGCCTTAAAGCACCAATGGGCAAGGAGGCTATGGGTGCCTTAGCTGGAACGGCAATTGCTACTTTTTTGGTGGAGGCTGTTCACAATTATATAAGCGGCGACTTGTTCGGGATCGGTTTTTTACAAGAAGTTGGCGTATCTGCTGGTAGTCTAAGCGGTACTATAGCAGCTATATTGGTGCCTATTAAAATGGGGGTTAATCCTATTTTTGCCGTGGTTTCTGGGGCTGCTTTGTTAGAAATTGGCATCATCCCAGGCTTTGTTGCTGGTTATTTAGTTGGACTTATTGCACCAAAACTTGAAGAAAAACTTCCTAGTGGGGTAAGCACTATTATAGGAGCGTTAGTGCTAGCACCTTTTAGCAGACTGGTAGCTGTCGTTACTGTACCAGTTGTGGATGCCACATTATTAAATATAGGTGATATGATCGTAATTGCGTCAGAGCAGTCTCCAATTATTATGGGCTTTTTCCTAGGTGGAATTATAAAAGTTATCTGCTCATCGCCTCTAAGCTCGATGGCGTTAACAGCTATGCTAGGTTTACAAGGTCTAGCTATGGGTATTGCATCAATAGCTAGCTTTTCTGGAGCTTTTGCTAACGGTATTTTGTTTAAAAGACTAAAGTTTGGTGATAACAGTAATGTAGTAGCTGTTATGTTAGAACCTCTTACTCAAGCTCATATTATAACTACGCACCCTATCCCTATTTATTTAACTAACTTCTTAGGTGGTGGGTTTGGAGGGCTTATAGCTGTCTATTTTGGTATTGTATCGAACGCACCTGGAACAGCTTCGCCTATACCGGGTATGCTGGCTCCTTTTGCATTTAATGCACCGGTGTCTGTGATTTCAGCTTTAGTGTTAGCTGTTGGTGGTGGGCTTTTAGGTGGGTATATCGGTTCCACAGTTTACCTATTAGCAACAAGGAGAGTAAGCCTTAAGCCAAAAATCAACTAAACTAGACAGCCCCCCCATGAAATGATATATTTAAATAATTGAAATGTCGTATGACTGGAGGGAATAGTATCAAAGTTAAAAATAGCAGTCGTTTAGGTACAGACCCGATATTACCACTTTTATTTAAACTCTCTCTTCCTGGGATTGTCGCCATGGGGGTGCAAGCCTTTTATAATGTGGTGGATAGTTACTTTGTGGCACAGATTAGTGAGGAGGCTATCGCTGCACTTTCTATAGCCTTTCCGTTACACATCCTTCTTATAGCTTTAGCAGTGGGAACAGGAGTGGGTACAAGTTCTCTAATTTCTAGAATGTTAGGTAAAGATGATAACGATAAAGCTGTGGCAGTAGCAGAGCATGTCATTATTATTTCTATCATTTACGGGGCGTTGATCTTTTTGTTAGGGTTATTCTTCCCGCAAAGTTTCATAAATCTGTTTACAACCGACCCGTTAATATCTGCTTACGCTATGCAATATATTAGAGTGATTTTAATAGGTTCCCTTCCTTTATTTTTAAGCTTTTTAACAAGTGATATTTTAAGAGGGCAGGGTAACACATTTACACCAATGTTAGCTATGATTGCTGGAGCAGTTACTAACATTTTGTTAGACCCTATCTTAATTTTTGGATTAGGTCCAATTCCTTCTTTGGAGGTTTTAGGTGCAGCCATAGCAACAGTTATTAGTAAGATGGTTACCTGCGCCATCGTCGTATATATTTTGTTTAAAGGGAAAAATGAAGTTCAACCTAGGTTTAAAAACAAGTTTAAATTTGATAAAAGTATCGTTAAAAATATTTATGCAGTGGGATTACCTGCAACCGTTATGCAAATGTTAGCTTCTATCATGATCGTTGGAATAAATATGATTGTGGGAGGCATAAATGAGCTAGGCCTCGCTGCTACTGGTATATACTTTAGGGTACAATCCTTTATATTTATGCCTGTTTTTGGTGTTTCGCAAGGATATATACCGTTAGTAGGTTATAATTTTAGCAACGGCGATATCAAAAGAGTTAAAAAGACAATTTTTTATGGTCTGGCAGCAGGGTTCTTTTTTACCTTTCTAGGTTTTGTTGCTTTTCAGTTATTCCCTCACTTAATTGTTAGGCCATTTGTAGATAATAAGGAGCTAATGACGATAACTACAACGGCATTTAAAAACATTAGTATTGCCTTTCCGATTATAGGTCCTGCTATCATAGGAGCAACTACATTCCAAGCTATTGGACGGGGAATACCGTCTTTAACATTATCATTTTTAAGGCAGATTGTTCTGCTACTCCCTATAGCTTATCTACTGTCATTTACAGGCTCTATCAGCGCAGTTTGGTATGCCTTTCCCATATCTGAGTTTTTAACTTCTATACTTATGGTTACTTGGTTAACTACAACTTTAAAGAAAGAATTTGCACATATAAGAGCTAAAGTAAAACAATAAAGTAAACGGTTCCAATCATCAAATTTTGATGATTGGAACCGTTTACTTTATATCTAGTGTTTGCCGCGAAAACGTATAAACTTGCTTATGCTGGGTCTGGGAGCAAATGTTTTGTATCGAAGCACCACAGTGTTCCTGCAGAAATTGTTATGGAATAAAAATGAAATACTAGGATACGTCGATAGTTTGACCACTTACTGAAGGGTTTGTCATTTAGTGGCAGGGCGTATTGTAGGAGTAGTGAGAAGTGGGAAGTTAGAAGTGGGATCCATTTGGTAACCATATAAGGAGACCCAAATGGCCAGACTGCTTAGAAGTGCCTAGATTCTAGGCTCAGTTGATGGACCAGGGC from Proteinivorax hydrogeniformans harbors:
- a CDS encoding class I SAM-dependent methyltransferase; this encodes MFSELVIKFMPDDNDGSILDLACGTGSLAINLAKNGYDVTGIDMSSEMIEIAKLKKNSLRGVRFELANMLNPNLDKRFSVVTCAFDSVNYLLNESDLKKMFSSAYKHLNPKGRFIFDFNTEKAYKNNNNFEIRRILPGGYYDHKMQYDTNTNLAHTSFEFYDGQWELHIQKPYEHQQVVEILEEVGFEILFSFKNFKGEPVKKESDRIFIVAEKPGIGIKKNMVKY
- a CDS encoding SurA N-terminal domain-containing protein; protein product: MFKKISVFLVFALMGAIIVGCGSGSDDLPEVLALVNGEEISKEDFEAEFEQYLLGLQQQGHDLDALKDDPQFKEFKPQVQQQILDQLISVELINQGAADQGVTKDSVQGELDEFMSMVIEGEFGGDKDEFEKVIEEQLDLSIDEYKELLVQDLVQEEYLEKNIDFDAISVSKEDMKEVYDQQVEMMEAQGMEEIPGFDEIAMVIEEQLMDEQVGLKVQDFIEDLRADSDVEVKVEF
- a CDS encoding PTS sugar transporter subunit IIC, which produces METIIGLSLLVFALSLFSIFSLKAPMGKEAMGALAGTAIATFLVEAVHNYISGDLFGIGFLQEVGVSAGSLSGTIAAILVPIKMGVNPIFAVVSGAALLEIGIIPGFVAGYLVGLIAPKLEEKLPSGVSTIIGALVLAPFSRLVAVVTVPVVDATLLNIGDMIVIASEQSPIIMGFFLGGIIKVICSSPLSSMALTAMLGLQGLAMGIASIASFSGAFANGILFKRLKFGDNSNVVAVMLEPLTQAHIITTHPIPIYLTNFLGGGFGGLIAVYFGIVSNAPGTASPIPGMLAPFAFNAPVSVISALVLAVGGGLLGGYIGSTVYLLATRRVSLKPKIN
- a CDS encoding PLDc N-terminal domain-containing protein, translated to MGELSILQIFLLALPFLLIELVLRIYCVIKLVKEGSRNLNQIAWLCIILLVNFGWAAFLLVGKRRY
- a CDS encoding ABC transporter ATP-binding protein, with product MLSVNNLKKSYGRLEVLKAIDFKVEEGKVFGFLGRNGAGKSTTMNIVSGLIDHNGGNVKIYGKELKDNKKDLMQYIGYLPENPVFYEYMSAEQYLKFIGNLSSYPTQKVKSRTNELLELVKLTDARNRKIGGFSRGMRQRLGLAVALYNHPKLLILDEPTSALDPEGRLEMVEMIENAKHEDMTVFLSSHILSDVERVCDEVSILHEGKILLNSSLEELQKSHLQPIFDIELEGDVQTAKKELEKMSWSTKVESQKNGISVYVSDFDLAKDALLKELVKTPVTITSYKIRKKTLEDIFIGMVSKNGDL
- a CDS encoding acyl-CoA dehydratase activase, with the protein product MKAYMGIDIGSVSTNIVIIDSNNEVMHSLYARTNGQPIETVKKGLKEISNRLDKGVKICGVGTTGSGRQLVGIMVGADVVKNEITAHATATSNAVSDVKTIFEIGGQDSKIIVIEDQMVTDFAMNTVCAAGTGSFLDHQAERLGVPIEEFGSLALKAARDVRIAGRCTVFAESDMIAKQQYGFSKAEIINGLCQALVRNYINNLGRGKKLKPPFVFQGGVAANEGIKAAFEKEIDHEVIVPKHYDIMGAIGSAILAKDYVSTENNQTNFRGFESSDLEFTPSTFKCNDCSNFCEVIKVELEGRVVAMWQDRCGKYSSKAAV
- a CDS encoding acyl-CoA dehydratase activase-related protein, coding for MKIGIPQGLLHWYYYPFWKVYFEQMGFEVITSSSTTKEIVDQGVKHSVPEICVPIKIFMGHVVNLLEQEVDYIFVPRFESIEKGKYFCPKFMGLPDLIRHYFDGVENKLVMPTIKTKTDNIANAKGFKEVAKQLGISRQVHNKALKKAEASWLEFRSLCKKGFLATEAMDIIFGKKERVLKGQKNITLGVLGYVYNLYDPYVSMDILTKFREMGVNVKTFEMEEETLLNQRISHMDKDLFWTFSNRLFSAGYRFYEHPEVDGIIHVTAFGCGPDAMLGKILEYESEKYKKPFMTVRIDEHSGENHLQTRVEAFVDMIIRKKDKRGA
- a CDS encoding 2-hydroxyacyl-CoA dehydratase, which codes for MKVAFPYMGTTVIYKKLLELLGNEVVMPPKPSQRTIDLGVKYSPEFACFPLKVITGSYIEAIEKGADTLVTSGGHGPCRAGFYEKVHKRLLEEEGFDADFIVFNSPYRDLKNFLQNVKKVKGDSSLIKALTSLNTVFYMIKKLDDLEKKAQKIRAYEKTVGQTTKVWEEIQILFDGAYTKKEMEKAYIQAMVMLDNIDVKEVKDHKRLRIGIVGEIYVVMEPTINIRMEEMLGNLGVEVERSQYLYDWVCYSTLSKMPLINKTHEKKIVELGEQYIPINIGGHARQSVGHIVDYQQRGFDGVVHLMPFGCLPELVSQSIIPKISDELNIPVLSLSIDEQTGVANTLTRVEAFVDLIKGRKNKKIS
- a CDS encoding BCCT family transporter codes for the protein MAEDKSKDIHDDISKEELEDKLFGRNFVKYGLDLNPVVSIGAGVFVLIFALYALFNLEHANEMFNIVNNAIIQNADWVFILGSNFFIIVSLYFAFSKLGNVRIGGVHSKPEFSNFAWFSMLLSAGMGIGLMFWAVGEPLYHSQITPPIFIGEADGATTALAATFFHWGLHPWGIYALISLALAFFAYNKNLPLSLRSVFYPLLGDKVFGIVGDLIDTLAVLACLFGLATSLGLGAQQVNSGLNYLIGIDVNVTVQVLLIAGITGIAVISVVSGIDKGVKFLSQLNIQIAFVVMLIVLILGPTGFIIRMFANSLGLYLNDFVQSSFFISVGDKVWQGDWSVFYLAWWISWSPFVGMFIARISRGRTIREFVLAVLLVPSLLSFLWLSVFGSTAIHLNAINDGALFEVVQDDLPVALFEMINLLPIPLLEGILRIGISGLATVLIISFFVTSSDSGSLVVDNITSGGKLDSPVPQRVFWACMEGLVAAVLLLIGGEAALNALQTAVISTGLPFAILLTIMSISLLKSLQVSHQRQKSIRDVRHFKNIRRKLDREKSKK
- a CDS encoding YbjQ family protein, yielding MTSSSKREYQELGLVQGSKVRAVHLGKDIMAGLRKMVGGNVSEYEEMMEKARTSALEQMEQKARQLGADAVIDLRYSSSAVGEGISEIIVYGTAVKFLD